From a single Candidatus Poribacteria bacterium genomic region:
- a CDS encoding DUF2961 domain-containing protein yields the protein MRANRDIAVLRPDATFGARNGGWAYDAYPEMETLDKGRAITIAEIEGPAVITNLHTTQHWIHDDALTPDERRALTSRGVLLEITFDEHPAPSVRVPLADFFADGCCGRAQHFSTPFVEKAPESYNCFLPMPFARSARVVLRNETSYNLGNYSFVEFETLPEWDARLGYFHATWNRFAFPLYADTDQSFFHVDGSGHLVGRAWSVSTDEPYFRDFHFVMEANNEFRLDGETKPRADYLGTEDSFGFSWGFRQPFIGLYNGMNLVQGQEPSLLSIYRFRQTNPMRFRRSLDLRVDWSHEWRGNAPHQERMAAIRESDGGWIDYATTFYWYQEHVGYEHAPLMPLDERAKTLLHPNPAEDA from the coding sequence GTGCGTGCGAATCGCGACATCGCGGTGCTACGACCCGACGCCACCTTCGGAGCCCGCAACGGCGGCTGGGCGTACGACGCCTACCCAGAGATGGAAACGCTCGACAAGGGACGCGCGATCACAATCGCCGAGATCGAGGGGCCCGCCGTCATCACGAACCTGCACACGACGCAGCACTGGATCCACGACGACGCCCTCACGCCCGACGAGCGCCGCGCCCTGACCTCGCGCGGCGTGCTGCTGGAGATCACCTTCGACGAGCACCCGGCGCCATCGGTGCGCGTGCCGCTCGCGGACTTCTTCGCCGACGGCTGCTGCGGCAGGGCGCAGCACTTCTCGACGCCGTTCGTGGAGAAGGCTCCCGAGTCCTACAACTGCTTCCTGCCGATGCCTTTCGCACGCTCCGCTCGCGTTGTGCTGCGGAACGAGACCTCCTACAACCTGGGCAACTACAGCTTCGTCGAGTTCGAGACGCTCCCGGAGTGGGACGCCAGGCTGGGCTACTTCCACGCGACGTGGAACCGGTTTGCGTTTCCGCTGTACGCGGACACCGATCAGTCGTTCTTCCATGTGGATGGCAGCGGGCATTTGGTCGGGAGGGCGTGGAGCGTTAGCACGGACGAGCCGTACTTCCGCGACTTCCACTTCGTCATGGAAGCCAACAACGAGTTCCGGCTGGACGGCGAGACGAAGCCGCGAGCGGATTACCTGGGCACGGAGGATTCGTTCGGCTTCAGTTGGGGGTTTCGACAGCCGTTCATCGGGCTCTACAACGGGATGAACCTGGTCCAGGGGCAGGAGCCGTCGCTGCTGAGCATCTACCGGTTCCGCCAGACGAACCCGATGCGGTTCCGGCGAAGTCTCGACCTGCGAGTCGATTGGTCGCACGAATGGCGCGGGAACGCGCCGCATCAGGAGCGCATGGCAGCCATCCGCGAGTCGGACGGTGGGTGGATCGACTACGCGACGACGTTCTACTGGTACCAGGAGCACGTCGGCTACGAACACGCGCCGCTGATGCCGCTCGACGAGCGTGCCAAGACGCTGCTGCACCCGAACCCAGCCGAGGATGCCTAG